The following is a genomic window from Streptomyces lincolnensis.
GGCCGAAGATGCCGTCGAGGTTCTGCCCGTTCGGCTTGACCAGGCGGTGCGAGAGCAGGTGCAGGCGCAGCCAGACGTCGTGGGAGTCCAGCGGCTTGTCGTCGAGGGAGGAGATGACCGTACGGACCGCGACGATCTCGACACCGCGCACCTCGTCCGTGCGCAGGGCGGCCACGCCGTGCTCGCCGAGCAGTTCACGGGTGCGTTCGGCGTCCAGGCGCTCGCTGCCGGCCGGCCCGGGATCGGCGGTGAGCTCCGGCGCGGGGAACCAGGTGTCGAGAACGGTGCCGTCGGCGGCGACGGTGGCGAGGCCGGCGGCAACAGCGCCGGTGGTACGAGGAGCAGTCGTGTCGGTCATGAGGGCAACCTAACCGCCGGGAGGCCGCCTAGGCCAACCAGCGCGGAGGGCGTCTCAGGTGCCGGGCGCGGCCGGTGCCCGCACCCCGGAACGGTGCCTTCCGCGGTGCGGTCGGCCGTGAGGCCGTGGAGCCCCGCCTCGCCCTGTCGTCCGGCGGCCCGCGAACGGTTCACGGACCCGTGGGGATCACTCGGCGCAGTGCTTCCCGCGCGTACTCCTCGTCGTACGACGTACCGGTCAGCAGCACCTGGAGGCAGATGCCGTCCAGCAGCGCGATCAGCGCCCGTACGGTGACCGGGTCGGTGCGGGGCGCGAGCCGCTCGGCGAGGTCGTCGGCCCATTCGGCGGCGACCGGGCGCAGGGCGGGGCGGCGCAGGGCGGCGAGGTAGAGCTCGTACTCCAGCTCGACGCCGGCGCGCTCGCCGGACAGCCACTCGCCCAGCAGGGCGGCGAGTTCGGCGGCCAGGTCGGTGTCCGGGTCGCTCAGGCCGCCACGGTCGGCGGCGGCCTTGGCGAAGCACTCGTTGCTCTGCCGCAGCGCCGCGACGATCAGCTCGTCGAGTGTGGCGAAGTGGTACGTCGTGGAGCCGAGCGGCACGTCGGCCTCGGCGGCGACGGTGCGGTGGGTCAGGCCGGCGAGGCCCTTGTCCCGCACGACCCGGATCGCCGCGTCGATGATCCGCTGCCGTCGCTCGGGGTCGTGGCGCCGGGCCATCAGTGCGCCCCGCCCAGGTTCAGCACGACCACCCCGACGATGATCAGCGCGATTCCGGCGGCCTTGGCGGCGGTCACCCCCTCCCCCAGGAACACGATGCCGATGGTGACGATGGCCGCGGTGCCGATGCCGGCCCAGATCGCGTACGCGGTGCCGACGTTGACGGTCTTCAGCGTCTGGGCGAGCAGCGCGAAGGACACGAGGTAACCGGCGACGGTCAGCAGCGAGGGCAGCAGCCTGCTGAAACCGTCGGTGTACTTCATCGCCGTCGTGGCGGCGACCTCGGCGGCGATGGCGCCGGCGAGCAACAGATATCCCATGTGTACGAGCGTACATAACGGCGCTCTCCCGGGCGAGACGCGGCGGGTGACCGAAAGGGCGGGGATGACGAGGGGGCACCAGGTCGGCCAAGATCCGGGATCGCTCGTTTCAAACGCCTGCCGCCAACTCCCTGGCTCCACTAGTGTTTCACTGTTCACCTACTTCCCCATCACTCCCCATCACAGCCGCAACCGCGACTCGCCGGGCGCCGCTGGAGGAATCGCGCATGCCAATACGCCCGTCCCGCACCCCTCAGAACCAGCCATGGGAGAACGGCTGGTCACCGGAGAGTTCCCGGGTGCCGGGCACGCGACGGCTGTGGCTGGCCGGAGCGATGGCGATAGCCACCGTCGCCGCGTGCGTGACGGCCATCGTCGTGACGGACCAGCACGACGGCGACAACGACGAGTCGGCCGCCCCGAACCCGACGACCTCCGCGTCACCGACCGGCCCCGGCCTCATCTCCTACGCCAGCGACTCCCCGACCCCGACCGCCTCACCGACCCCGAAGCGCGCCAAGCCGTCCGCCAGGCCCAGCACCGGCACCCCCACCGCCCCGCACGGCTCGGCCTCCGCGCCGACCCCCACCGCACCGGCGAAGTCCCCCACCGCCAAGCCCGGTTCACCCCCCGCCAAGCCGTCGACGACCTGGCGCTCGGTCCGCTCGGTCAACTACCCCGACCGCTACTGGCACATCGGCGGCGGCCTGGTGAAGCTCGACCGCGTCGGCGGCTCGGAGTCCCGCGAGGACTCCACCTTCAAACTGGTCAAGGGCCTCGCCGACAGCTCCTGTTACTCCTTCGCCACCTCCGACGGCACCTACCTGCGCCACCGCAGCTTCGTCCTCCGCTCGGAACGCGACGACGGCTCCTCCCTCTTCGACCAGGACGCCACGTTCTGCCCCCGCGGCTCCTACTACTCCGGCGCGATCATGCTGGAGTCGGTCAACTACCCGGGCCGCTTCCTGCGCCACAAGGACTTCACACTCCGCCTGGAGTCGTACCAGCACAGCGGCCAGTACCAGGCGGACGCGGCGTTCCGGGTGGTGGCGGGGCTGGCCTGAGCAGGGGTCGGCCCGAGGGCCACGAACCCCGGGCACACGAAAGCGGCGGCGCCCCTCGGGGCACCGCCGCTTCGACGTACGTACGGGATCTCAGACGTTGAACCCGAGCGCCCGCAGCTGCTCGCGCCCGTCGTCCGTGATCTTGTCGGGGCCCCACGGGGGCATCCAGACCCAGTTGATGCGCAGTTCGTTGACGAGGCCGTCCGTGGCGGACTTGGCCTGGTCCTCGATGACGTCGGTCAGCGGGCAGGCCGCCGAGGTCAGGGTCATGTCGATCGTCGCGATGTTCGCGTCGTCGATGTGGATGCCGTAGATCAGGCCGAGGTTGACGACATCGATGCCCAACTCGGGGTCGACGACGTCGTACAGGGCCTCGCGGACCTCCTCCTCGGAGGCCGGCTTCATCTCCAGGGTCTCGCTCATGCCGTCTTCCTTTCGACGTCGGCGTCGGCGCCCAGCGCCTGGGCCGTCGCGTCCTTCCACGCCATCCAGCTCAGGAGGGCGCACTTGACCCGGGCCGGGTACTTGGAGACACCGGCGAACGCGACCGCGTCCTCCAGCACCTCCTCCATCGCGTCGTCGGGCTCGATCTTCCCCTTGGACTGCATCAGCTCCAGGAAGGTCTCCTGGATCTTCCGCGCGTCGGACAGGTCCTTGCCGACGAGGAGGTCGTTCAGTACGGAGGCCGAGGCCTGGCTGATGGAGCAGCCCTGGCCCTCGTACGAGACGTCCTGGATCGTCGTGCCGTCGTACTTCACACGGAGGGTGATCTCGTCGCCACACGTCGGGTTCACGTGGTGTACCTCGGCGTCGCCATCCCTCAGACCACGCCCGTGCGGGTGCTTGTAGTGGTCCAGGATGACTTCCTGGTACATGGAGTCCAGTTTCACCTTGTCAGCACGCCCCTCAGCCGAAGAAGTTCCGTACGTGCTCCAAGCCGTCGACCAGTGCGTCGATCTCGGCCGGCGTGGAGTACAGATAGAACGACGCTCGCGTGGTCGCAGGAATTCCGTAGCGGAGGCAGACGGGCCGCGCGCAGTGGTGGCCCACACGTACCGCGATGCCCTCCTCGTCGAGGACCTGACCCACGTCGTGCGGGTGGATGTCGCCGAGCGTGAAGGAGATCGCCGCGCCCCGGTCCTCGGCCGTGGTGGGGCCGATGATCCTGAGGTCCGGAACCTCGCCCAGCCGCTTCACCGCGTACTCGGTGAGCGCGTGCTCATGGGCGAGGATCTTGTCCATGCCGATCGCGGACAGGTAGTCGATCGCCGCGCCGAGTCCGACCGCCTGAGCGATCGGCGGGGTGCCCGCCTCGAACTTGTGCGGGGCGGGAGCGTACGTCGACGAGTGCATCGACACCGTCTCGATCATCTCGCCGCCGCCCAGGAACGGGGGCAGGTCCTCCAGGAGCTCCTGACGGCCCCACAGCACGCCGATGCCGGTCGGACCGCACATCTTGTGGCCGGTGAAGGCCACGAAGTCGGCCTGGAGGGCCTGGACGTCCATCGGCATGTGCGGCGCGGCCTGCGAGGCGTCGATGCAGACGAGAGCGCCGACCTCCTGCGCGCGGCGGATTATCGTCTCGACCGGGTTGACCGTGCCCAGGATGTTCGACACCAGCACGAAGGAGACGATCTTCGTCTTCTCCGTGATGATCTCGTCGATGTTGGACAGGTCGAGCCGACCGTCGTCGGTGAGGCCGAACCACTTCAGCTTCGCGCCCGTGCGCTGCGACAGCAGCTGCCACGGCACGATGTTGGAGTGGTGCTCCATCTCCGTGATGACGATCTCGGTCTCGGAGTCCACGCGGTAGGGCTCGTCGGCCCAGCCCAGCATGTTCGCCACGAGGTTCAGCGACTCGGAGGCGTTCTTGGTGAAGATCACCTCGTCGCGGCTGGGCGCGTTGATGAACGCGGCGACCTTGTCGCGCGCGCCCTCGTACAGCGCCGTGGCCTCCTCGGCGAGGACGTGCACGCCACGGTGGACGTTGGCGTTGTAGCGCTCGTAGTACTCGCCCAGGGCGTCCAGCACCTGGCGCGGCTTCTGCGAGGTCGCCGCGTTGTCCAGGTAGACAAGCTTCCGGTCGTCGTGGACCAGTCGGTCCAGGATGGGGAAGTCCTTGCGGATCGCCTCGGTGTCGAGGAGGCCCGACAGCTGTGTCACGCGGATACGCCACCCTTCGTGTAAACCTCGTAGCCCTCGTTCTCCAGCTTGTCGGCGAGCTCGGCGCCGCCGGACTCGACGATGCGGCCGCCGGAGAAGACGTGGACGAAGTCGGGCTTGATGTAGCGCAGGATGCGCGTGTAGTGCGTGATCAGCAGGGTGCCGACCTCGCCGGTCTCGCGGACGCGGTTGACGCCCTCGGAGACGACCCGGAGCGCGTCGACGTCGAGGCCGGAGTCGGTCTCGTCGAGGATCGCGATCTTCGGCTTGAGCAGCTCCAGCTGGAGGATCTCGTGGCGCTTCTTCTCACCGCCGGAGAAGCCCTCGTTGACGTTGCGCTCGGCGAAGGCCGGGTCCATGTTGAGACGCTCCATGGTCTCCCTGACCTCCTTCACCCAGGTACGCAGCTTGGGGGCCTCGCCACGGATGGCGGTGGCGGAGGTGCGGAGGAAGTTGGAGACCGAGACGCCGGGGACCTCGACCGGGTACTGCATCGCCAGGAACAGGCCCGCGCGGGCGCGCTCGTCGACGGACATCTCCAGGACGTCCTCGCCGTCGAGGGTGACGGTGCCGCCGGTGATCGTGTACTTGGGGTGACCCGCGAGGGAGTAGGCGAGGGTCGACTTGCCGGAGCCGTTGGGGCCCATGATGGCGTGCGTCTCGCCCTGCTTCACGGTGAGGTCGACGCCCTTGAGGATCTCCTTGGTGGAGTTGTCGGCCTCGACGGTGACGTGCAGGTCTCGGATTTCAAGCGTTGCCATGGGTGCCTCAGGACTCCTGGGAAAGGGAGACGAGCACATCGTCCCCTTCGATCTGTACGGGGTATACGGGAACGGGGCGCGTCGCGGGAAGGCCGGACGGCTTGCCGGTGCGGAGGTCGAACGCGGAGCCGTGCAGCCAGCACTCGATCTGGCAGTCCTCCACCTCGCCCTCGGAGAGCGAGACGTTCGCGTGCGAGCAGATGTCGTTGATCGCGAACACCTCGCCCTCGGTGCGGACGACCGAGACCGGCGTGCCGTCGAGTTCCACCCGCTTCGGGGTGTCCTCCTCCAGCTCGCTGAGGCCACAGGCGCGTACGAAAGCCATCAGACTGTGGCCTCCAGCTCCTCGTCGATCTTCACGAGAAGGCGCTCTTCGATGTCGTCCACGCCGATCTGCTGGACCAGTTCGGCGAAGAAGCCGCGGACCACCAGGCGACGGGCCTCGTCGGCGGGGATGCCGCGGGCCATCAGGTAGAAGAGCTGCTCGTCGTCGAAGCGGCCGGTCGCACTCGCGTGACCCGCTCCGACGATCTCGCCGGTCTCGATCTCCAGGTTCGGCACCGAGTCGACCCGGGCGCCGTCCGTCAGGACGAGGTTCCGGTTCATCTCGTAGGTGTCCGTGCCCTCGGCCTTGGCCTCGATGAGCACGTCACCGATCCACACCGCGTGGGCGCCCTCGCCCTGGAGCGCGCCCTTGTAGACGACGTTGGACTTGCAGTGCGGGACGTTGTGGTCGACCAGGAGGCGGTGCTCCTGGTGCTGGCCGGCGTCCGTGAAGTACAGACCGAGCAGTTCGGCCTCGCCACCGGGACCGGCGTACGCGACGCGCGGGTGGAGGCGGACGAGGTCGCCGCCGAAGGTCACGACGACCGACCTGAAGGAGGCGTCGCGGCCGATCAGCGCGTTGTGCTGGGCCACGTGCACGGCCTTGTCGTCCCAGTCCTGGACGGAGACGACGGTCAGCTTGGCGCCGTCCCCGAGGACGTAGTCGACGTTGGCGGCGAGCACGGCGTCACCGGTGTGGTCGATGACGACGACGGCCTCGGCGAAGGCGCCCAGCTCGATCACCTGGTGGGCGAAGGCGGTGCCGCCCTCGCCGTGCACGGCGATACGGATCGGCTCGGTGAGCACCGTCTCCTTGGGGACGGTGACCACGCCGGCCTTCTCGAACGCCGAGTACGCCTGGGCGGCGATGCGGTCCACCGGGGTGCCGGCCCTGCCGACCCGGGCGTCGTCACGGCCGACGGTCTCGATCGTGACGCCCTCGGGCGCCTCGATGGCGACCTTCAGGCCGTCGCCGGTGGCGACCGCGGTGCCGTCGTGCAGGCCGCGCAGCCGCTCCAGCGGGGTGAACCGCCACTCCTCCTCGCGGCCGTGCGGGACGGGGAAGTCCTGCACGTCGAAGGAGGGGGGCGCGCTCATGCGCGTGGCGACGGTCGACTCGGCGGCAACGGCCACCGCGCCGGCGGTGGTGCTGCCCACCGGGATGTTCTGAGCCTCAGCCATGGCTGTCGGTCTGCTCTCTTCCTGCGTAAGTGACTTGATGGAGACGGCCGTTGCTTAGCCGACCGCGCCTTCCATCTGGAGCTCGATCAGCCGGTTGAGCTCAAGGGCGTACTCCATGGGCAGTTCCTTCGCGATCGGCTCCACGAAGCCGCGCACGATCATCGCCATCGCCTCGAACTCGGTCAGACCGCGGCTCATCAGGTAGAAGAGCTGGTCCTCGGAGACCTTGGAGACGGTCGCCTCGTGGCCCATGGACACGTCGTCCTCGCGGACGTCCACGTAGGGGTACGTGTCCGAGCGGGAGATGGTGTCGACGAGCAGCGCGTCGCACAGCACGTTCGACTTGGAGCCGTGGGCGCCCTCGCCGATCTCGACGAGACCGCGGTAGGAGGTGCGGCCGCCGCCTCGCGCCACCGACTTGGAGACGATGTTGGAGGAGGTGTTCGGCGCCATGTGGACCATCTTGGAGCCGGCGTCCTGGTGCTGGCCCTCGCCCGCGAAGGCGATGGACAGGGTCTCGCCCTTGGCGTGCTCGCCCATCAGGTAGACGGCCGGGTACTTCATCGTCACCTTGGAGCCGATGTTGCCGTCGATCCACTCCATGGTCGCGCCCTCGTACGCCACGGCGCGCTTGGTGACCAGGTTGTAGACGTTGTTCGACCAGTTCTGGATGGTCGTGTAACGGCAGCGGGCGTTCTTCTTGACGATGATCTCGACGACCGCGGAGTGCAGCGAGTCCGACTTGTAGATCGGGGCGGTGCAGCCCTCGACGTAGTGCACGTAGGCACCCTCGTCGACGATGATCAGGGTCCGCTCGAACTGGCCCATGTTCTCCGTGTTGATGCGGAAGTAGGCCTGGAGCGGGATCTCGACCTGCACGCCCGGCGGCACGTAGATGAAGGAGCCGCCCGACCACACCGCGGTGTTCAGGGAGGCGAACTTGTTGTCACCGACCGGGATGACGGTCCCGAAGTACTCCTTGAAGAGCTCCGGGTGCTCCTTCAGGGCGGTGTCGGTGTCGAGGAAGATGACGCCCTGCTCCTCCAGGTCCTCGCGGATCTGGTGGTAGACGACCTCGGACTCGTACTGGGCCGCGACACCGGCGACGAGGCGCTGCTTCTCCGCCTCCGGGATGCCGAGCTTGTCGTACGTGTTCTTGATGTCCTCGGGCAGGTCCTCCCAGGACTCCGCCTGCTTCTCCGTGGACCGTACGAAGTACTTGATGTTGTCGAAGTCGATACCGGAGAGGTCCGAGCCCCAGTTCGGCATGGGCTTCTTGTCGAACAGGCGCAGGCCCTTGAGACGGAGCTTGGTCATCCACTCCGGCTCGGACTTCTTCGCGGAGATGTCCTTGACGACATCCTCGCTCAGACCGCGCTTCGCAGAGGCGCCGGCTACGTCGGAGTCGGCCCAGCCGTATTCGTACGTACCCAGACCCTCGAGTTCGGGGTGGGCAGTCTCCGTGGGGAGAGTCATGCGGGGTTCCTCCCGGCCGTGCTTGCGGATGCGTTATGTGTGGTTGTGGAAATCTTCGGGATGAACGTCGTGCAGACGCCGTCGCCGTGCGCGATGGTCGCCAGCCGCTGGACGTGTGTGCCGAGCAGCTGCGAGAAGATCTCGGTCTCCGCCTCGCAGAGCTGCGGGAACTTCTCCGCGACGTGGGCCACCGGGCAGTGGTGCTGGCAGAGCTGCTCGCCCGTGTGCGGGAGGGGGGCGCTGCGCGCCGTAGCAGCGTACCCGTCCGCGCTCAGGGCCTTGGCCAGGGCTTCGGTGCGCTGCTCCGGCGGGGCCGCGTCTATCGCCTCGCGGTACGAGGCCGCCTGCTCGGCGATCCTCGCGCGGGCGAAGGCGACGACGGCCTCGTCCCCGCCGAGCCGGTCCCGGATCCAGTTCAGGGCGTCGGCGGCGAGCTTGTCGTAGGACTGGTCGAAGGCGTCCCGGCCGCAGTCGGTCAGCGCGAACACCTTCGCGGGGCGGCCGCGGCCGCGCGCTCCGTAGACCCGCTGCTCGCGTGCCTCCACGACGTCGTCGGCGACCAGTGCGTCCAGATGCCGGCGTACGGCCGCGGAGGTGAGCCCGAGACGTCCGGCCAGCTCGGTCACGGTCGACGGCCCGTGGTCCAGGATGGACCGCGCGACCCGGTTGCGCGTCGAGCGCTCACCGGTCGCTAGCTCCTCCTGCGGGGCCCCCATGGGGGTCTCCCGAGCCTCGCCGACGTTTTTCACAACGCCATTGTTGCGTAATTCCTCTGGGCCAGGCAAGCCGCGTCCCGCGCACCGGACGGTGCCCTGCGTCACTTAGGTTTACCTAATCTGACCTGCGCAAACGATCTCTGATCGATCAAATGGGTGGCATCACCGGGCCCGGTCCGGGACACTCCGGAGACATGCCCACACCCCCTCCGACCGGCCCACTTGTCACTCGCGACACCATCGCCTCGGGATTGCGCGACATGGGCGTCCGCCCCGGCGAAACCCTCCTCCTCCACTCTTCCCTGAGCGCGCTCGGCTGGGTCTGCGGAGGCTCCGTCACGGTCGTCCGGGGAATTCTCGACGCCCTGGGCCATCAGGGCACACTCGCGGTCCCCACCCAGACCGGCGACCTCTCGGACCCGGCCCTGTGGAGCAGTCCGCCGGTGCCCCGGGAGTGGTGGGAGACGATCCGGGCCACGATGCCCGTCTACGACCCTCTCCTCACGCCCTCCCGCGGAGTCGGCGTGATCCCGGAGACCGTGCGGACCTGGCCGAGCGCCCGGCGCAGCGCGCACCCGCAGACCTCGTTCGCCGCCGTGGGCCCGCGCGCGGCGGAGATCGTCGACGGGCACGCGACCGACTGCCGTCTCGGCGAGCGGAGCCCTCTGGCCCGGCTGGAGGCGCTCGACGCCCGGGTGCTGCTGCTCGGCGCCGGCTACGGCACCTGCACCGCCTTCCACCTCGCCGAGTACCGCATCCCCTCGCCGCTGGTGAAGGTGGGCCGCCCGGGCCCGGCGGGCTGGGAGGTGGTGACCGAGGTGTCGATCAGTTCGGACCGGTTCGACGAGCTGGGCTGGGACTTCGAACGGGACCGCCCCGTCGTACGGGGACGGGTGGGCGCGGCCGACGTACGGCTGTTCCCGATCGCCGACGCGGTGGCGTACGCGCGGCGGTGGCTGGCCGTGCACCGGCCCCGTGAGGAGGAGATCGCGCACCCGCCGCTCTGAGGCCCGCCGCACGAACCTAGACTCGGGCCCATGCGAAGTGAGCCCGTGGTCCAGGTCCAGGCCCTGGTGAAGCGGTACGGCACGAAGACCGCGGTGGACGGCCTCGACCTGGTGGCCGAAGCGGGTGTGACCGCCGTACTCGGTCCCAACGGTGCGGGCAAGACGACCACGGTGGAGAGCTGCGAGGGATACCGCCGACCCGACTCCGGCACGGTGCGTGTGCTGGGCCTGGACCCGGTCCGACAGTCCCGCGAACTGCGTCCCCGCATCGGCGTGATGCTCCAGTCCGGCGGGGTCTACTCGGGCGCGCGGGCCGACGAGATGCTCCGGCATGTAGCGAAGCTGCACGCCCATCCGCTGGACGTGGACGTGCTCATCGAGCGCCTGGGACTCGGCGGGTGCGGCCGGACGACGTACCGCCGCCTCTCCGGCGGCCAGCAGCAGCGCCTCGCGCTGGCGATGGCGGTGGTCGGCCGCCCGGAACTGGTGTTCCTCGACGAGCCGACCGCCGGGCTGGACCCGCAGGCCCGTCGCGCCACCTGGGACCTGGTCCGCGATCTGCGCGCCGACGGCGTCTCGGTCATCCTCACCACGCACCACATGGACGAGGCCGAGCAGCTCGCCGACGACGTCGCGATCATCGACGCGGGCCGGGTCATCGCCCACGGCTCCCCGGAGGAGCTGTGCCGCGGCGGCGCCGAGAACACCCTCCGCTTCTCCGGCCGCCCCGGCCTGGACGTGGGCTCCCTGCTCAAGGCCCTGCCCGCGGACTCCTCGGCGGCCGAGCTGACACCGGGCTCCTACCGGGTCGTCGGCAAGGTCGACCCGCAGCTCCTCGCGACGGTCACCTCCTGGTGCGCCCAGCACGGCGTGATGCCGGAGAGGATCTCGGTCGAACGGCACACCCTCGAAGACGTGTTCCTGGAGCTGACCGGCAAGGAGCTGCGCTCATGACGGTAGGTACCTTCACGCCGAGGCCGGGCGCGGCCCCCCTGGGGCGCATGATCATGGCGCAGGCCGCGCTGGAGACGAAGATGCTCCTGCGCAACGGCGAGCAGCTGCTGCTGACGGTCGTGATCCCCACGCTGCTGCTGGTGCTGTTCAGCACGGTGGACGTCGTGGACACGGGCGCGGGTGAGGCCGTGGACTTCCTGGCCCCCGGCATCCTCGCGCTGGCGGTCATGTCCACCGCCTTCACCGGCCAGGCCATCGCCACGGGCTTCGAACGCCGCTACGGCGTCCTGAAGCGCCTCGCCTCCTCCCCGCTCCCCCGCTGGGGCCTGATGACCGCCAAGACGATCTCCGTACTGGCCACGGAGATCCTCCAGATCATCCTGCTGACGGTGATCGCCCTCACCCTCGGCTGGTCCCCGCACGGCAACCCCTTCGCCGTCCTGCTCCTCCTGGTCCTCGGTACGGCCGCCTTCTCCGGCCTCGGCCTGCTGATGGCCGGCACCCTCAAGGCCGAGGCCACCCTCGGCGCCGCCAACCTGGTCTTCATCCTGCTGCTCGTGGGCGGCGGCGTGATCGTCCCACTGGACAAGTTCCCGCCGGGCGCGCAGGACGTACTGGGCCTGCTACCGATCACAGCGCTGTCGGAGGGCCTGCGCGATGTGTTGCAGCACGGGGCGGGGGTGCCGTGGGGCGACCTGGGAATCCTGAGCGTGTGGGCGGTTCTGGGACTCGCGGCCGCCGGCAGGTTCTTCCGCTGGGAGTGATCAGCGGACCCACATCTGGGAGACGAGGGGGCCGAAGCCGAGGGTGGTCTGGTAGTTGCCGAGGCGGGTTGAGGTGAAGGAGACCTGTTTGACGTTGGCCACCGGGATCCAGACGGCCTCGTCGACGGTCATGCGGTCGACCTGCTCCCACAGTCGACCGGCCCGGGCGGAGTCGGAGACCTCGGCGGCCTGGGCGGAGGCGACGAGGCGGTCGAAGGCGGGGGAACAGTACTCGGCGAGGTTCGGGTTGTTACCACCGTCGGCCGGACGAAAGCCGTCGCAGGTGAGGCTGGGCGTGAAGTACGTGGAGGCGGACGGATAGTCGGGCCACCACGCGTTGAACATCAGCTGCGCCCGCGTACGTGAGTCCCCCACGGTGTCCCAGTACGTCTCGTCCTTGGGCAGGACGTGCAGGGTGGCCCGGTAGCCGAGTTCCTTCAGGAGGTCCACGAAGTAGGAGGCGACACGGCGGGGCGACTCCACGCTCCAGGTCCACACGCCGACCTCCATGCCCACGGTGCCCGACGCCTTGACCAGCTCCCTGGCGCGATCGAGGTCGGGTCCGGACCACCGGCCGCCGGGGCCGGGGGCGCGCGTGTACGGACAATAGGGGCGGTAGCCGGGATACCCCGGCGGCAGGGTCTGGCAGGTCACGGACGCGATCTCACGCCCACCCATCAAGGTCACCAGCCTGTTGCGGTCGACGGCGTAGGAGAGGGCCTGGCGGACCCGCTTGTCGTCGAAGGGCGGCACTCGGGTGTTGAAACTCTCGTAGATCATGAGGAACGCGGGGTCGGAGCGGAGCCGGCCCGGGTAGCGCACGGCGAGCCGCCGCAGGTCGAGCAGTCGGGGATGACTGTTGAGATAGATCGCGAGGTCCGCCCGGCCGGCGTTGACCTCCGCGATCTGTTTCTCGGCCGTCGCGACCGTCCGCCAGCGGATGACGTCGGCGTAGCCCTCCGGCTGGGCGACATGGGACCACTGCCGGAAGTGCGGGTTCCGTACGAGGGTGAGCTGCTTCCCTTTCCGGTATTCGGAGATCCGGTACGGACCGGTCGAGGGAACGGGCCGGTCGCCGACGCCCTCGTCCGAGGTGCCCGGTGGCGTCGGTACGACGAACAGAGTGAGCTTGCCCAGGAAGTCCGGGTCGGGCTCAGTCAGCCGGAAGGTGACCGTGGACGCCGTGTCGTCGGTGACGATCCCCCGTGAAAGGTCGCAGCGTTCGGGGTGGTCCAGGCACGCGGCCCCGCCGATGACCCTCGTGAAGTACACGGGGTTTCCCCCGCCGACGGTCAGCACCCGCTCGACGCCCCGGCGGAAGTCCGAGGCCTTGACGAGTCTGCCGTCGGAATAGCGGATCCCCCGCCGCAGGGTGAAGGTGTAGGTGCGCCCACCGTCGGCGGGTCTCGGGAGTTCGGTCGCCAGGTCCGGGATGAGCGTGAGTTCCGAACCGCCGGGCACCTGACGCCACCCGACGAGATGGTCGTAGACCACGCTGAGCGCGAGGACCGCCTCCCCGACATAGACGTTCGCCGGATCGATACCCGCCTCGGCGGCCCCGCCGAACCCCAGCACGGTCAACGTCCCGCCCCGATGCGCCGCCGAGGCGAACGCCCGCGCCCCCACCCACACCGTCTCCCCGGCCAGCGCCAGCCCCCGCGGCGAACCACCCGTACGTACGGTCCGCACCGGCCGTGCCGTCCGCGGATCCAGCCGCACCACCGTCGCGTCGTACTCGTTGCTCACCCACACCCCGTCCGGCCCCGCCGCCACCGTGCGGGGCCCGTCGCCGACCTCGTGCGAGGTGACGACACCGGAACGCGTGTCGATACGGGAGACGGTGAGTGAGAGCCCGTTGGCGACCCAGACCGC
Proteins encoded in this region:
- a CDS encoding aminoglycoside N(3)-acetyltransferase; protein product: MPTPPPTGPLVTRDTIASGLRDMGVRPGETLLLHSSLSALGWVCGGSVTVVRGILDALGHQGTLAVPTQTGDLSDPALWSSPPVPREWWETIRATMPVYDPLLTPSRGVGVIPETVRTWPSARRSAHPQTSFAAVGPRAAEIVDGHATDCRLGERSPLARLEALDARVLLLGAGYGTCTAFHLAEYRIPSPLVKVGRPGPAGWEVVTEVSISSDRFDELGWDFERDRPVVRGRVGAADVRLFPIADAVAYARRWLAVHRPREEEIAHPPL
- a CDS encoding helix-turn-helix transcriptional regulator — translated: MKNVGEARETPMGAPQEELATGERSTRNRVARSILDHGPSTVTELAGRLGLTSAAVRRHLDALVADDVVEAREQRVYGARGRGRPAKVFALTDCGRDAFDQSYDKLAADALNWIRDRLGGDEAVVAFARARIAEQAASYREAIDAAPPEQRTEALAKALSADGYAATARSAPLPHTGEQLCQHHCPVAHVAEKFPQLCEAETEIFSQLLGTHVQRLATIAHGDGVCTTFIPKISTTTHNASASTAGRNPA
- a CDS encoding ABC transporter ATP-binding protein, with translation MRSEPVVQVQALVKRYGTKTAVDGLDLVAEAGVTAVLGPNGAGKTTTVESCEGYRRPDSGTVRVLGLDPVRQSRELRPRIGVMLQSGGVYSGARADEMLRHVAKLHAHPLDVDVLIERLGLGGCGRTTYRRLSGGQQQRLALAMAVVGRPELVFLDEPTAGLDPQARRATWDLVRDLRADGVSVILTTHHMDEAEQLADDVAIIDAGRVIAHGSPEELCRGGAENTLRFSGRPGLDVGSLLKALPADSSAAELTPGSYRVVGKVDPQLLATVTSWCAQHGVMPERISVERHTLEDVFLELTGKELRS
- the sufD gene encoding Fe-S cluster assembly protein SufD, which encodes MAEAQNIPVGSTTAGAVAVAAESTVATRMSAPPSFDVQDFPVPHGREEEWRFTPLERLRGLHDGTAVATGDGLKVAIEAPEGVTIETVGRDDARVGRAGTPVDRIAAQAYSAFEKAGVVTVPKETVLTEPIRIAVHGEGGTAFAHQVIELGAFAEAVVVIDHTGDAVLAANVDYVLGDGAKLTVVSVQDWDDKAVHVAQHNALIGRDASFRSVVVTFGGDLVRLHPRVAYAGPGGEAELLGLYFTDAGQHQEHRLLVDHNVPHCKSNVVYKGALQGEGAHAVWIGDVLIEAKAEGTDTYEMNRNLVLTDGARVDSVPNLEIETGEIVGAGHASATGRFDDEQLFYLMARGIPADEARRLVVRGFFAELVQQIGVDDIEERLLVKIDEELEATV
- a CDS encoding ABC transporter permease, with protein sequence MTVGTFTPRPGAAPLGRMIMAQAALETKMLLRNGEQLLLTVVIPTLLLVLFSTVDVVDTGAGEAVDFLAPGILALAVMSTAFTGQAIATGFERRYGVLKRLASSPLPRWGLMTAKTISVLATEILQIILLTVIALTLGWSPHGNPFAVLLLLVLGTAAFSGLGLLMAGTLKAEATLGAANLVFILLLVGGGVIVPLDKFPPGAQDVLGLLPITALSEGLRDVLQHGAGVPWGDLGILSVWAVLGLAAAGRFFRWE
- the sufB gene encoding Fe-S cluster assembly protein SufB, whose protein sequence is MTLPTETAHPELEGLGTYEYGWADSDVAGASAKRGLSEDVVKDISAKKSEPEWMTKLRLKGLRLFDKKPMPNWGSDLSGIDFDNIKYFVRSTEKQAESWEDLPEDIKNTYDKLGIPEAEKQRLVAGVAAQYESEVVYHQIREDLEEQGVIFLDTDTALKEHPELFKEYFGTVIPVGDNKFASLNTAVWSGGSFIYVPPGVQVEIPLQAYFRINTENMGQFERTLIIVDEGAYVHYVEGCTAPIYKSDSLHSAVVEIIVKKNARCRYTTIQNWSNNVYNLVTKRAVAYEGATMEWIDGNIGSKVTMKYPAVYLMGEHAKGETLSIAFAGEGQHQDAGSKMVHMAPNTSSNIVSKSVARGGGRTSYRGLVEIGEGAHGSKSNVLCDALLVDTISRSDTYPYVDVREDDVSMGHEATVSKVSEDQLFYLMSRGLTEFEAMAMIVRGFVEPIAKELPMEYALELNRLIELQMEGAVG